In a single window of the Zonotrichia leucophrys gambelii isolate GWCS_2022_RI chromosome 2, RI_Zleu_2.0, whole genome shotgun sequence genome:
- the AZI2 gene encoding 5-azacytidine-induced protein 2 produces MEELVEDDICILNHEKADNAHKRDSDIPVPSYSGDESVASHFALVTAYEDIKKRLKETEKENSFLKKKVRILEEKVLGSRAEEECSSVGREQVNKAYQAFREACIDRDHLKSKLEKMAKESAESLKNLNEQLQSKEVELLQLRTEVETQQVIKSLNCTPANWELEKLSSDLKVHSLEQDLEKLKEECNSLRKELQNSKQKDQAQEENPLHGDHLQRQDIQSLQQTYWDLKREMSNLRVATDKQAEVLRKLKRNPPGAKKAACTAPVQCVDLNISKVNLTSGVVYKNLSQNDKALGNAVSPPLLRDARVPSERVTLQAWTDERPIPADSKMFQEHHSYGKSSLEDNSWVFPSPPKPNENMFWEMKNNPTLLNCPADYLDQCNQNCLHKS; encoded by the exons ATGGAGGAGTTGGTAGAGGATGACATCTGTATTTTGAACCATGAAAAAGCAGACAATGCTCACAAGAGAGACAGCGATATTCCTGTTCCATCCTATAGTGGAGATGAGTCTGTTGCCTCACACTTTGCACTTGTCACTGCATATGAAGATATCAAGAAACGACTGAAAGAGACAGAGAAGGAGAActccttcttaaaaaaaaaagtgagaatttTAGAAGAGAAG GTGCTCGGCTCGCGGGCGGAAGAGGAGTGCAGCTCGGTTGGGCGGGAACAAGTCAACAAGGCCTACCAAGCCTTCCGAGAGGCCTGCATCGACCGCGACCATCTGAAaagcaaactggaaaaaatg GCAAAAGAAAGTGCGGAATCCTTGAAAAACTTGAATGAACAGTTGCAATCTAAAGAAGTAGAGCTGTTACAACTAAGAACTGAAGTGGAAACTCAGCAAG TGATAAAAAGTCTGAATTGTACTCCGGCTAACTGGGAATTAGAGAAGCTGAGCAGTGACCTGAAAGTGCATAGTCTGGAACAAGATCTAGAAAAACTCAAGGAAGAGTGCAACAGTCTCAGGAAGGAGTTGCAAAATTCCAAGCAGAAG GACCAGGCTCAAGAGGAAAATCCATTACATGGAGACCACCTTCAAAGGCAAGACATCCAGAG tttGCAACAAACCTATTGGGACCTGAAGAGAGAAATGTCCAATTTGCGTGTAGCGACTGACAAGCAAGCTGAGGTCCTACGAAAACTGAAAAGGAACCCACCAGGAGCCAAGAAAG CTGCCTGTACTGCACCAGTGCAATGTGTTGACTTGAACATTTCAAAGGTGAATCTGACATCTGGGGTAGTGTATAAAAACCTGTCACAGAACGATAAAGCCCTCGGCAATGCTGTGTCTCCCCCTCTGCTGAGAGATGCCCGTGTCCCATCAGAAAGGGTGACCCTACAAGCTTGGACAGATGAGAGACCAATTCCAGCTGACAGCAAAATGTTTCAGGAACACCATTCCTATGGAAAGAGCTCTCTGGAAGATAATTCCTGGGTATTCCCAAGTCCTCCAAAGCCCAATGAGAATATGTtttgggaaatgaaaaataatccaaCTTTGTTAAACTGTCCAGCAGATTACCTGGATCAGTGTAATCAAAACTGTCTGCACAAGAGTTAA